The following coding sequences lie in one Candidatus Nealsonbacteria bacterium genomic window:
- a CDS encoding radical SAM protein, translated as MKKITLIIPPFPRLFDSTIFPPLGLLYVAAILEKNNFDVKMCDLREKFDLTKIPEADIYGTTGHVTEVNELRQIGKYLEGKGLRIIGGVHATHMPGDFIGYYDTILRGDGEITILDIIKNGLTGIIQGKTVENIDTVPFPARHLLPRDRVVSKDVLGGYGYNKESPEAMVLYTSRGCPFKCAFCSNIPQPIRFHSPEYVLSEIKYLIKNYSVNNFNIMDDHFTLNRSRLKKLAELLEPLNIRFKCMARIDALDEEICVLLKKMGCVEIQMGLESADENVLKLMNKPLDLEKAKEAIKRIKSHGIIAKTFLIAGLPGETWESIEKTKQFIRETQPDKCPATLFMPFPVCDVWKNPDKYGVKILTREYSKYFFRYPTESVIETKECSAKELTEHFNHLRDYINSNEWRNKN; from the coding sequence ATGAAAAAAATAACATTAATAATTCCTCCATTTCCCAGATTATTCGATTCCACCATATTTCCACCCTTAGGACTACTATATGTAGCCGCAATTTTAGAAAAAAATAATTTCGACGTTAAAATGTGCGACTTACGAGAGAAATTCGATTTAACTAAAATTCCGGAAGCGGATATCTATGGCACCACAGGGCACGTAACAGAAGTAAATGAGCTTAGACAAATAGGGAAATACTTGGAAGGCAAGGGACTTAGGATAATAGGCGGAGTGCATGCGACTCATATGCCCGGAGATTTTATCGGATACTACGACACTATTTTAAGGGGCGACGGGGAAATAACTATATTGGATATTATAAAGAACGGATTGACCGGTATTATTCAGGGAAAAACAGTAGAAAACATAGATACGGTACCTTTCCCCGCAAGACACCTATTGCCAAGAGATAGAGTTGTATCAAAAGATGTTTTAGGGGGATATGGATATAACAAAGAGTCTCCCGAAGCGATGGTTTTATATACATCAAGAGGGTGTCCCTTTAAATGTGCATTTTGTTCTAATATCCCACAACCAATAAGGTTTCATAGTCCGGAATATGTTTTATCAGAAATTAAATATTTAATTAAAAATTATTCAGTAAATAATTTTAATATTATGGACGATCATTTTACATTGAACAGGTCCAGATTAAAAAAACTTGCTGAATTATTAGAGCCGTTAAATATAAGATTTAAATGCATGGCAAGAATAGATGCGCTAGACGAAGAAATATGCGTATTACTTAAAAAAATGGGTTGTGTGGAAATTCAAATGGGACTTGAGTCTGCCGACGAGAATGTATTAAAGTTAATGAATAAACCCTTGGATTTGGAAAAGGCGAAAGAAGCGATTAAAAGAATTAAATCGCATGGAATCATAGCAAAAACATTCTTAATAGCCGGTCTTCCGGGTGAAACATGGGAAAGCATAGAAAAAACCAAACAATTTATAAGAGAAACTCAACCGGATAAATGCCCGGCAACTCTTTTTATGCCATTTCCGGTATGCGATGTTTGGAAAAACCCGGACAAATACGGGGTGAAGATATTGACAAGAGAATACTCTAAATATTTCTTTAGATATCCGACAGAATCCGTTATAGAAACCAAGGAATGTTCGGCAAAAGAACTGACCGAACATTTTAATCACCTGAGAGATTATATAAACTCCAATGAATGGAGAAATAAAAATTAA
- a CDS encoding NAD-dependent epimerase/dehydratase family protein: protein MHNSKNKKRIFICGGAGFIGQTLTKELLKEGRNINLLIYDKTPPPFKNKNLSFLKGSILDKKALKRALKKSDIVINLVGSFRKDFYLINVLGSSNLLEVCKESDIKKIIFISSEAVYGEYTGKPHIESDCPKPITEYGFSKYMAEKIYKFYSDKYKIPIIILRLSSTYGPGQKIGIGVLSDSLNSALKKRPLKIHGDGEQHRDFLYIDDAVKGIIKSIYYETKGLEIFNIPGKKSYSLLELTSLIKKKIGNKIEIKFLEPRKQDIKRMYSNYSKAKRLLNYEPKVSLREGITRTIDYYKNIKS from the coding sequence ATGCATAATTCTAAAAATAAAAAAAGAATATTTATTTGCGGGGGCGCCGGTTTTATTGGGCAAACATTAACAAAAGAACTTCTGAAAGAAGGAAGAAATATTAATCTTTTAATCTACGACAAAACCCCTCCGCCTTTTAAGAATAAAAACCTCAGTTTTTTAAAAGGGAGTATTTTAGATAAAAAAGCTTTAAAAAGAGCCCTTAAGAAGTCAGACATCGTGATAAACTTAGTGGGTTCTTTCAGGAAGGATTTTTACTTGATAAATGTTCTTGGCAGCTCCAATCTTTTGGAGGTTTGCAAGGAGTCCGATATAAAGAAAATAATTTTTATTTCCTCCGAGGCTGTCTATGGAGAATACACGGGCAAACCCCATATTGAATCCGATTGTCCAAAACCAATAACCGAATATGGTTTTTCAAAATACATGGCGGAAAAGATTTATAAATTTTATTCGGATAAATACAAAATCCCGATTATTATTTTGCGTTTATCAAGCACTTACGGACCTGGGCAGAAAATAGGAATAGGGGTGTTATCTGATTCTCTTAATTCAGCGCTTAAAAAAAGGCCGTTAAAAATTCATGGAGATGGAGAACAACACAGAGATTTTTTATATATTGATGACGCAGTAAAGGGAATTATAAAAAGCATTTATTATGAAACAAAAGGATTGGAAATTTTTAATATTCCGGGAAAAAAATCGTATTCTTTATTAGAGCTTACCTCTTTAATTAAGAAGAAGATTGGAAACAAAATAGAGATAAAATTTTTGGAACCCAGAAAGCAAGATATTAAGCGCATGTATTCAAATTACAGCAAAGCGAAGCGCCTTTTAAATTATGAACCAAAAGTAAGCCTGAGGGAGGGAATTACCAGAACAATTGATTATTATAAAAATATAAAAAGTTAA
- the neuC gene encoding UDP-N-acetylglucosamine 2-epimerase, producing the protein MGTNSRLKQKLRVAIVSERRADYSRFKPILSLMENDPFFDYKLIVTGISLLKNYGEDIKIIKRDGFKIASVIPMFRENAPDSGAEMTRAYSRVMSGLSDVFEALKPDLVLTGFDIGANFSAAVVGAHMNIPVAHIQGGEITGSIDESLRHATSKFANIHFAATKEAANRIRRMGEDPRFIFVVGCPSIDVLVQSPVISRKNIMGMLKLNSEQPYVVIVQHSVTSEIDQAGWQITQTLEAVKEIGIQGVIFYPNNDAGTSAIISGIRNSHISYIKSLSSEIFINVLRYSEALIGNSSTGIHETATLHVPTVNIGTRQQGRERPKNVIDSSYQKEEIKNAIRKALYDKKFKEIVQNVKNPYGDGHSAERIIKILKTIDIKNIPIQKRFID; encoded by the coding sequence ATGGGAACAAATTCAAGACTAAAACAAAAATTGCGAGTTGCTATTGTATCGGAAAGAAGAGCCGATTATTCTCGGTTTAAACCAATTTTATCGCTTATGGAAAACGATCCTTTCTTTGATTATAAATTGATTGTTACCGGAATAAGTCTTTTAAAAAATTACGGAGAAGATATCAAAATTATTAAACGCGACGGATTCAAAATTGCATCCGTTATTCCAATGTTTAGAGAAAATGCGCCTGACAGCGGCGCTGAAATGACTCGCGCTTACAGCCGCGTTATGAGTGGTCTTTCAGATGTTTTTGAAGCGTTAAAACCGGATCTTGTTTTAACCGGTTTTGATATCGGCGCTAATTTTTCCGCCGCAGTCGTAGGAGCGCACATGAACATTCCCGTTGCTCACATTCAAGGAGGAGAAATAACGGGAAGCATTGATGAGTCGTTAAGACACGCAACCTCAAAATTTGCCAATATTCATTTCGCGGCGACTAAGGAAGCGGCAAACAGGATTAGAAGGATGGGGGAGGATCCGAGATTTATTTTCGTTGTTGGTTGTCCCTCGATAGATGTTTTGGTCCAATCTCCCGTTATTTCCAGAAAGAATATCATGGGAATGCTTAAGCTTAATTCTGAGCAACCCTATGTTGTCATTGTCCAACATTCGGTAACAAGCGAAATAGACCAGGCTGGATGGCAAATAACACAAACTTTGGAAGCCGTAAAAGAAATTGGAATTCAGGGAGTCATTTTTTACCCTAATAATGATGCGGGAACAAGCGCGATTATTTCAGGAATCCGTAACTCTCATATCAGTTATATAAAAAGCCTTTCTTCGGAAATTTTTATTAATGTGTTGCGTTATTCAGAGGCCTTAATAGGCAATTCTTCCACGGGTATTCACGAAACGGCAACATTACATGTCCCAACGGTTAATATAGGAACGCGTCAACAAGGAAGAGAGCGGCCTAAAAATGTCATTGATAGTTCTTATCAGAAGGAAGAAATTAAAAACGCGATAAGAAAGGCTCTTTATGATAAAAAATTTAAGGAAATTGTGCAGAATGTTAAAAATCCCTACGGAGACGGACACTCCGCCGAAAGAATTATAAAAATTTTAAAAACCATAGACATTAAAAACATTCCGATACAAAAAAGATTTATAGATTAA
- a CDS encoding N-acetylneuraminate synthase family protein has protein sequence MSSKIILNDIIIGDEQPCLVVPDGCDNHMGSLERAKEMAYAAKISGAKIIKWQLHLPEEEMVKDEAIAASKEMLAKWGSIWDFVNKFRLSVDDHYQLKQYCDKIGIQYFCTPFSSRAAEILNQMGVYGFKIGSGETEDLLMIEEIVKMKRPMIISTGMSDLSEIDFIAQTIQNSGTPYAFAHCLSIYEGQKANQLNYGVISLFKKRYGVPVGLSDHTPPDFIKSISGIAVSHEARIWAAVHQGANFIEKHFTLDRKQADADSCFSLNPQDLKDIIETVKAAEEALGKERKVFNEEKPVAEWAKRSIVSLVDIPKGSIITREILTSKRPGTGIRSKDYKQIIGKRTRILIPKNTLIKWEQIQD, from the coding sequence ATGTCTTCAAAAATAATATTAAACGATATTATAATAGGGGACGAGCAGCCATGCCTTGTCGTGCCCGACGGGTGCGACAATCACATGGGTTCGCTAGAACGGGCTAAAGAAATGGCTTATGCAGCAAAAATTTCCGGCGCGAAAATAATTAAATGGCAGTTGCATTTGCCGGAAGAAGAAATGGTAAAAGACGAGGCCATAGCGGCTTCGAAAGAAATGCTTGCCAAATGGGGGTCAATTTGGGATTTTGTTAATAAATTCAGATTATCGGTTGATGACCATTATCAATTAAAACAGTATTGCGACAAAATCGGAATACAATATTTTTGCACGCCTTTTTCTTCGCGAGCCGCAGAAATTCTTAATCAAATGGGAGTTTATGGTTTTAAAATCGGTTCAGGAGAAACAGAAGATTTATTAATGATAGAAGAGATTGTAAAAATGAAACGCCCTATGATTATTTCAACCGGCATGAGCGACCTTTCCGAGATTGACTTTATCGCGCAAACTATTCAAAATTCAGGTACGCCTTATGCTTTCGCCCATTGTTTATCGATATATGAAGGACAGAAAGCAAACCAATTGAATTACGGAGTAATTTCCCTGTTTAAAAAACGTTATGGCGTTCCTGTGGGCCTTTCCGACCATACTCCGCCGGATTTTATTAAATCAATAAGTGGAATTGCCGTAAGTCATGAAGCAAGAATATGGGCTGCCGTACATCAAGGTGCAAATTTTATTGAAAAACATTTTACTCTTGACAGGAAACAAGCCGACGCTGACAGTTGTTTTTCGTTAAATCCGCAGGATTTAAAAGATATTATTGAAACCGTTAAAGCAGCAGAAGAAGCATTGGGTAAGGAGCGAAAAGTTTTTAACGAAGAAAAGCCGGTGGCGGAATGGGCAAAGCGGAGCATTGTTTCTTTGGTCGATATCCCCAAAGGTTCAATTATTACAAGAGAAATATTGACTTCAAAACGTCCCGGGACAGGAATACGCTCGAAAGATTATAAACAAATTATTGGTAAAAGAACCCGAATTCTAATTCCTAAGAATACTTTAATAAAATGGGAACAAATTCAAGACTAA
- a CDS encoding cupin domain-containing protein produces the protein MKSKKLQFIIKPEKIKETFNRLDRLNKGDRSSLVFKKIPIIFFMDFFPGFEGKEEVHEKEDDFLCVIEGEGNLLINRKKKLKIRQGDLVYIPSRMFHKLSTKKKGIKYIVVKIKNYK, from the coding sequence ATGAAAAGCAAAAAATTACAATTTATCATTAAACCCGAGAAGATAAAAGAAACATTTAATCGGTTGGATCGGCTTAATAAAGGAGACAGGTCTTCTTTGGTGTTTAAAAAAATTCCCATTATTTTTTTCATGGATTTTTTCCCCGGATTCGAGGGCAAAGAAGAAGTCCACGAGAAAGAAGATGATTTTTTATGTGTAATTGAAGGCGAGGGCAATTTATTGATTAATCGGAAAAAGAAATTAAAAATAAGGCAAGGCGATTTGGTTTATATTCCGAGCAGAATGTTTCATAAATTGTCAACCAAAAAAAAAGGAATCAAATATATTGTTGTTAAAATAAAAAATTATAAATAA